A genome region from Anaerohalosphaeraceae bacterium includes the following:
- a CDS encoding aspartyl protease family protein: protein MKNKIISFYLTVSFLVGVFAPEGKGEQLIRREVDWYAPAGGKIREIRFRAKTESAVEEQLPKALSLSAANVIDSPPIDGFVPWIVITTTNRRLADLELDAVPSTSVVGQFTAANWQRDFAIGIFDTGASAHVLNYAASVELRLNNSAYLTNNTITIAGVTGSVDAYVSYPLGVFMGGLNLLEPNQTPDRETKLPSTAGMVGEYNVSVLVGQYPGSNPDLVTAVGTPMSVFWTTVIRNDQPVTSVHKGQAYTGPSLTFYPAEDENAPHYRNRVPLELRPLGATAVQYIPYSIDDILNMDFTPSSPSVIIGTGSQSLFFVHSVDLTEGGRSAIDRSRFMLDTGAQITVIGDRIAARLGLDPDGWEFQVPIIGVTGETIEAPGYYLDSLKIPAIGQWLEFTNVPVVWLEISSPEGGKLDGVIGMNLFTEYNLILRGGGLFLGEDPSLEFERIVPPLRGDIAPAVRDGRVDMLDMAEFSRTWLSESGQTGWNPAADFSESGRIDLSDLAVLAEQWLAVSSL, encoded by the coding sequence ATGAAAAATAAAATCATCTCGTTTTATCTGACCGTCTCTTTTCTGGTTGGTGTGTTTGCGCCTGAAGGGAAGGGCGAGCAGCTCATCCGCCGTGAGGTGGATTGGTATGCACCGGCCGGTGGAAAAATCCGAGAAATCCGTTTCCGGGCAAAGACAGAGTCGGCTGTCGAAGAACAACTCCCCAAGGCCCTCAGTCTCTCCGCCGCGAATGTGATAGACTCCCCTCCGATTGACGGCTTTGTCCCGTGGATTGTCATCACCACCACGAATCGCCGGCTGGCTGACCTCGAGCTGGATGCTGTGCCGTCCACATCTGTCGTAGGACAGTTTACCGCCGCCAACTGGCAAAGAGACTTTGCGATCGGCATCTTTGACACCGGTGCCAGTGCCCACGTCCTGAATTATGCGGCTTCGGTCGAACTGCGGCTGAACAACAGCGCTTATCTGACCAACAACACCATCACAATTGCAGGAGTCACCGGTTCGGTAGATGCCTACGTAAGTTATCCTTTGGGGGTGTTTATGGGAGGGCTGAATCTGCTGGAACCGAACCAGACTCCCGACCGGGAAACCAAGCTGCCCTCTACGGCCGGAATGGTCGGAGAGTACAATGTATCCGTTCTGGTCGGGCAATATCCCGGCTCCAATCCGGATTTGGTTACAGCCGTCGGCACACCAATGAGTGTCTTCTGGACCACGGTCATTCGAAATGACCAGCCCGTTACATCCGTGCATAAGGGGCAGGCTTATACAGGTCCTTCCCTGACGTTTTATCCTGCGGAAGATGAGAATGCACCGCACTACCGAAATCGGGTTCCGCTGGAGCTGCGTCCGCTGGGGGCCACGGCCGTCCAGTATATCCCCTACAGCATCGATGACATCCTGAATATGGACTTCACTCCTTCCAGTCCGTCGGTCATCATTGGGACGGGTTCTCAGTCTTTGTTCTTTGTCCATAGTGTGGACCTGACGGAAGGCGGGCGGTCGGCCATCGACCGAAGCCGGTTTATGCTCGATACCGGAGCGCAAATCACCGTCATCGGAGACCGAATTGCCGCCCGGCTGGGGCTGGACCCGGACGGCTGGGAGTTCCAGGTGCCGATTATCGGCGTAACCGGGGAAACCATCGAGGCGCCGGGCTACTATCTTGATTCCCTGAAGATTCCGGCAATCGGACAATGGCTGGAGTTCACGAATGTGCCGGTGGTCTGGCTGGAGATTTCGTCTCCGGAAGGCGGAAAACTGGACGGCGTGATCGGGATGAACCTGTTCACCGAATACAATCTGATTCTGCGAGGGGGCGGGCTGTTTTTGGGCGAGGACCCGTCGCTGGAGTTTGAACGGATTGTCCCGCCGCTGCGGGGAGATATTGCCCCAGCCGTGCGGGACGGGCGGGTGGATATGCTGGACATGGCGGAGTTCAGCCGGACATGGCTGAGCGAGAGCGGGCAGACCGGCTGGAATCCGGCAGCGGACTTCAGCGAGAGCGGACGGATTGATTTGTCGGACCTGGCCGTGCTGGCCGAGCAGTGGCTGGCCGTTTCATCGCTCTAA
- a CDS encoding pyridoxamine 5'-phosphate oxidase family protein encodes MDWKTYFETTEGVGILATADKSGNVNAAVYARPHVQEDGTIAFIMQPQVSYANLQINPKAVYLFLEKTEGYKGHRFYLLKNREESSTEKIQAVRRRGHKQTDKTKEKAKLVFFHIDHIRPLTGNTLEKW; translated from the coding sequence ATGGACTGGAAAACCTATTTTGAGACCACCGAAGGGGTCGGCATTCTCGCTACGGCCGATAAATCTGGGAATGTCAACGCCGCTGTCTATGCACGGCCTCATGTTCAGGAAGACGGAACGATTGCCTTCATTATGCAGCCGCAGGTCAGTTATGCCAATCTCCAAATCAATCCCAAAGCCGTCTATCTTTTCCTGGAAAAAACGGAAGGTTATAAGGGTCATCGGTTCTATCTGCTCAAAAACCGCGAAGAAAGCAGCACCGAAAAAATTCAGGCCGTTCGGCGCAGGGGGCATAAACAAACAGACAAAACAAAAGAAAAAGCCAAACTGGTTTTTTTCCACATCGACCATATCCGGCCTTTGACAGGCAATACCCTCGAAAAGTGGTAA